A genome region from Nycticebus coucang isolate mNycCou1 chromosome 4, mNycCou1.pri, whole genome shotgun sequence includes the following:
- the GAL3ST1 gene encoding galactosylceramide sulfotransferase isoform X4 — MGNCQVPEMPLPQKKRWESMAKGLVLGALFTSFLLLLYSYAVPPLHAGLASTRTPEATEPCSPAPSEPEALTPSNGSAAGCQPQRDIVFMKTHKTGSSTLLNILFRFGQKHGLKFAFPNGRNDFDYPAYFARSLVQDYRPGACFNIICNHMRFHYDEVRGLMPPNATFITVLRDPARLFESSFHYFGSVVPLTWKLSGRDKLAEFLQDPDRYYDPSGYNAHYLRNLLFFDLGYDSGLDPGSPRVQEHILEVERRFHLVLLQEYFDESLVLLKDLLCWELEDVLYFKLNARRDSPVPRLSGELYRRATAWNMLDARLYRHFNASFWRKVEAFGRERMAREVAALRQANERMRRICIDGGRAVDAAAIQDSAMQPWQPLGTKSILGYNLKKSIGQRHAQLCRRMLTPEIQYLMDLGVNLWITKLWKLIRDFLRW; from the exons ATGGGAAATTGTCAG GTGCCTGAGATGCCGCTGCCGCAGAAGAAGCGCTGGGAGTCCATGGCCAAGGGGCTGGTGCTGGGTGCTCTCTTCACCAGCTTCCTGCTGTTGCTCTACTCCTATGCTGTGCCCCCGCTACACGCTGGCCTGGCCTCCAC CAGAACCCCAGAGGCCACTGAGCCCTGCTCTCCTGCCCCCAGTGAGCCAGAGGCATTGACTCCGTCCAATGGCTCCGCCGCAGGGTGCCAGCCGCAGCGCGACATCGTGTTCATGAAGACGCACAAGACCGGCAGCAGCACTCTGCTCAACATCCTCTTCCGCTTCGGCCAGAAGCACGGGCTCAAGTTCGCCTTCCCCAATGGGCGCAACGACTTCGACTACCCGGCCTACTTCGCCCGCAGCCTGGTGCAGGACTACCGGCCCGGGGCCTGCTTCAACATCATCTGCAACCACATGCGCTTCCACTATGACGAGGTGCGCGGCCTGATGCCTCCCAACGCCACCTTCATCACAGTGCTCCGCGACCCTGCCCGCCTCTTCGAGTCCTCTTTCCACTACTTTGGGTCCGTGGTGCCCCTCACGTGGAAGCTCTCGGGCCGCGACAAGCTGGCGGAGTTCCTGCAGGACCCCGATCGCTATTACGACCCTAGCGGCTACAACGCGCACTACCTCCGGAACCTGCTCTTCTTTGACCTGGGCTACGACAGCGGACTGGACCCCGGGAGCCCGCGGGTGCAGGAGCACATCTTGGAGGTGGAGCGCCGCTTCCACCTGGTGCTCCTGCAGGAGTACTTCGACGAGTCGCTGGTGCTGCTGAAGGACCTGCTGTGCTGGGAGCTGGAGGACGTGCTCTACTTCAAGCTTAACGCCCGGCGGGACTCGCCGGTGCCGCGCCTCTCGGGGGAGCTGTACCGGCGCGCCACCGCCTGGAACATGCTGGACGCGCGCCTCTACCGCCACTTCAACGCCAGCTTCTGGCGCAAGGTGGAGGCCTTCGGGCGGGAGCGCATGGCCCGCGAGGTGGCCGCCCTGCGCCAGGCCAACGAGCGAATGCGGCGCATCTGCATCGACGGGGGCCGGGCCGTGGATGCCGCCGCCATCCAGGACTCGGCCATGCAGCCCTGGCAGCCGCTGGGCACCAAGTCCATCCTGGGCTACAACCTCAAGAAGAGCATTGGGCAGCGGCACGCGCAGCTGTGCCGGCGTATGCTTACGCCCGAGATTCAATACCTGATGGATCTCGGTGTCAACCTGTGGATCACCAAGCTTTGGAAGCTCATCCGGGATTTTCTGCGGTGGTGA
- the GAL3ST1 gene encoding galactosylceramide sulfotransferase isoform X1: MVRGSGGLENTCLFTCHFQGRDQVPEMPLPQKKRWESMAKGLVLGALFTSFLLLLYSYAVPPLHAGLASTRTPEATEPCSPAPSEPEALTPSNGSAAGCQPQRDIVFMKTHKTGSSTLLNILFRFGQKHGLKFAFPNGRNDFDYPAYFARSLVQDYRPGACFNIICNHMRFHYDEVRGLMPPNATFITVLRDPARLFESSFHYFGSVVPLTWKLSGRDKLAEFLQDPDRYYDPSGYNAHYLRNLLFFDLGYDSGLDPGSPRVQEHILEVERRFHLVLLQEYFDESLVLLKDLLCWELEDVLYFKLNARRDSPVPRLSGELYRRATAWNMLDARLYRHFNASFWRKVEAFGRERMAREVAALRQANERMRRICIDGGRAVDAAAIQDSAMQPWQPLGTKSILGYNLKKSIGQRHAQLCRRMLTPEIQYLMDLGVNLWITKLWKLIRDFLRW; the protein is encoded by the exons atggtgagaggaagtGGGGGCCTGGAGAATACCTGCTTGTTCACCTGCCACTTCCAAGGCAGAGACCAG GTGCCTGAGATGCCGCTGCCGCAGAAGAAGCGCTGGGAGTCCATGGCCAAGGGGCTGGTGCTGGGTGCTCTCTTCACCAGCTTCCTGCTGTTGCTCTACTCCTATGCTGTGCCCCCGCTACACGCTGGCCTGGCCTCCAC CAGAACCCCAGAGGCCACTGAGCCCTGCTCTCCTGCCCCCAGTGAGCCAGAGGCATTGACTCCGTCCAATGGCTCCGCCGCAGGGTGCCAGCCGCAGCGCGACATCGTGTTCATGAAGACGCACAAGACCGGCAGCAGCACTCTGCTCAACATCCTCTTCCGCTTCGGCCAGAAGCACGGGCTCAAGTTCGCCTTCCCCAATGGGCGCAACGACTTCGACTACCCGGCCTACTTCGCCCGCAGCCTGGTGCAGGACTACCGGCCCGGGGCCTGCTTCAACATCATCTGCAACCACATGCGCTTCCACTATGACGAGGTGCGCGGCCTGATGCCTCCCAACGCCACCTTCATCACAGTGCTCCGCGACCCTGCCCGCCTCTTCGAGTCCTCTTTCCACTACTTTGGGTCCGTGGTGCCCCTCACGTGGAAGCTCTCGGGCCGCGACAAGCTGGCGGAGTTCCTGCAGGACCCCGATCGCTATTACGACCCTAGCGGCTACAACGCGCACTACCTCCGGAACCTGCTCTTCTTTGACCTGGGCTACGACAGCGGACTGGACCCCGGGAGCCCGCGGGTGCAGGAGCACATCTTGGAGGTGGAGCGCCGCTTCCACCTGGTGCTCCTGCAGGAGTACTTCGACGAGTCGCTGGTGCTGCTGAAGGACCTGCTGTGCTGGGAGCTGGAGGACGTGCTCTACTTCAAGCTTAACGCCCGGCGGGACTCGCCGGTGCCGCGCCTCTCGGGGGAGCTGTACCGGCGCGCCACCGCCTGGAACATGCTGGACGCGCGCCTCTACCGCCACTTCAACGCCAGCTTCTGGCGCAAGGTGGAGGCCTTCGGGCGGGAGCGCATGGCCCGCGAGGTGGCCGCCCTGCGCCAGGCCAACGAGCGAATGCGGCGCATCTGCATCGACGGGGGCCGGGCCGTGGATGCCGCCGCCATCCAGGACTCGGCCATGCAGCCCTGGCAGCCGCTGGGCACCAAGTCCATCCTGGGCTACAACCTCAAGAAGAGCATTGGGCAGCGGCACGCGCAGCTGTGCCGGCGTATGCTTACGCCCGAGATTCAATACCTGATGGATCTCGGTGTCAACCTGTGGATCACCAAGCTTTGGAAGCTCATCCGGGATTTTCTGCGGTGGTGA
- the GAL3ST1 gene encoding galactosylceramide sulfotransferase isoform X2, whose product MVRGSGGLENTCLFTCHFQGRDQVPEMPLPQKKRWESMAKGLVLGALFTSFLLLLYSYAVPPLHAGLASTTPEATEPCSPAPSEPEALTPSNGSAAGCQPQRDIVFMKTHKTGSSTLLNILFRFGQKHGLKFAFPNGRNDFDYPAYFARSLVQDYRPGACFNIICNHMRFHYDEVRGLMPPNATFITVLRDPARLFESSFHYFGSVVPLTWKLSGRDKLAEFLQDPDRYYDPSGYNAHYLRNLLFFDLGYDSGLDPGSPRVQEHILEVERRFHLVLLQEYFDESLVLLKDLLCWELEDVLYFKLNARRDSPVPRLSGELYRRATAWNMLDARLYRHFNASFWRKVEAFGRERMAREVAALRQANERMRRICIDGGRAVDAAAIQDSAMQPWQPLGTKSILGYNLKKSIGQRHAQLCRRMLTPEIQYLMDLGVNLWITKLWKLIRDFLRW is encoded by the exons atggtgagaggaagtGGGGGCCTGGAGAATACCTGCTTGTTCACCTGCCACTTCCAAGGCAGAGACCAG GTGCCTGAGATGCCGCTGCCGCAGAAGAAGCGCTGGGAGTCCATGGCCAAGGGGCTGGTGCTGGGTGCTCTCTTCACCAGCTTCCTGCTGTTGCTCTACTCCTATGCTGTGCCCCCGCTACACGCTGGCCTGGCCTCCAC AACCCCAGAGGCCACTGAGCCCTGCTCTCCTGCCCCCAGTGAGCCAGAGGCATTGACTCCGTCCAATGGCTCCGCCGCAGGGTGCCAGCCGCAGCGCGACATCGTGTTCATGAAGACGCACAAGACCGGCAGCAGCACTCTGCTCAACATCCTCTTCCGCTTCGGCCAGAAGCACGGGCTCAAGTTCGCCTTCCCCAATGGGCGCAACGACTTCGACTACCCGGCCTACTTCGCCCGCAGCCTGGTGCAGGACTACCGGCCCGGGGCCTGCTTCAACATCATCTGCAACCACATGCGCTTCCACTATGACGAGGTGCGCGGCCTGATGCCTCCCAACGCCACCTTCATCACAGTGCTCCGCGACCCTGCCCGCCTCTTCGAGTCCTCTTTCCACTACTTTGGGTCCGTGGTGCCCCTCACGTGGAAGCTCTCGGGCCGCGACAAGCTGGCGGAGTTCCTGCAGGACCCCGATCGCTATTACGACCCTAGCGGCTACAACGCGCACTACCTCCGGAACCTGCTCTTCTTTGACCTGGGCTACGACAGCGGACTGGACCCCGGGAGCCCGCGGGTGCAGGAGCACATCTTGGAGGTGGAGCGCCGCTTCCACCTGGTGCTCCTGCAGGAGTACTTCGACGAGTCGCTGGTGCTGCTGAAGGACCTGCTGTGCTGGGAGCTGGAGGACGTGCTCTACTTCAAGCTTAACGCCCGGCGGGACTCGCCGGTGCCGCGCCTCTCGGGGGAGCTGTACCGGCGCGCCACCGCCTGGAACATGCTGGACGCGCGCCTCTACCGCCACTTCAACGCCAGCTTCTGGCGCAAGGTGGAGGCCTTCGGGCGGGAGCGCATGGCCCGCGAGGTGGCCGCCCTGCGCCAGGCCAACGAGCGAATGCGGCGCATCTGCATCGACGGGGGCCGGGCCGTGGATGCCGCCGCCATCCAGGACTCGGCCATGCAGCCCTGGCAGCCGCTGGGCACCAAGTCCATCCTGGGCTACAACCTCAAGAAGAGCATTGGGCAGCGGCACGCGCAGCTGTGCCGGCGTATGCTTACGCCCGAGATTCAATACCTGATGGATCTCGGTGTCAACCTGTGGATCACCAAGCTTTGGAAGCTCATCCGGGATTTTCTGCGGTGGTGA
- the GAL3ST1 gene encoding galactosylceramide sulfotransferase isoform X5: MVPEMPLPQKKRWESMAKGLVLGALFTSFLLLLYSYAVPPLHAGLASTRTPEATEPCSPAPSEPEALTPSNGSAAGCQPQRDIVFMKTHKTGSSTLLNILFRFGQKHGLKFAFPNGRNDFDYPAYFARSLVQDYRPGACFNIICNHMRFHYDEVRGLMPPNATFITVLRDPARLFESSFHYFGSVVPLTWKLSGRDKLAEFLQDPDRYYDPSGYNAHYLRNLLFFDLGYDSGLDPGSPRVQEHILEVERRFHLVLLQEYFDESLVLLKDLLCWELEDVLYFKLNARRDSPVPRLSGELYRRATAWNMLDARLYRHFNASFWRKVEAFGRERMAREVAALRQANERMRRICIDGGRAVDAAAIQDSAMQPWQPLGTKSILGYNLKKSIGQRHAQLCRRMLTPEIQYLMDLGVNLWITKLWKLIRDFLRW, encoded by the exons ATG GTGCCTGAGATGCCGCTGCCGCAGAAGAAGCGCTGGGAGTCCATGGCCAAGGGGCTGGTGCTGGGTGCTCTCTTCACCAGCTTCCTGCTGTTGCTCTACTCCTATGCTGTGCCCCCGCTACACGCTGGCCTGGCCTCCAC CAGAACCCCAGAGGCCACTGAGCCCTGCTCTCCTGCCCCCAGTGAGCCAGAGGCATTGACTCCGTCCAATGGCTCCGCCGCAGGGTGCCAGCCGCAGCGCGACATCGTGTTCATGAAGACGCACAAGACCGGCAGCAGCACTCTGCTCAACATCCTCTTCCGCTTCGGCCAGAAGCACGGGCTCAAGTTCGCCTTCCCCAATGGGCGCAACGACTTCGACTACCCGGCCTACTTCGCCCGCAGCCTGGTGCAGGACTACCGGCCCGGGGCCTGCTTCAACATCATCTGCAACCACATGCGCTTCCACTATGACGAGGTGCGCGGCCTGATGCCTCCCAACGCCACCTTCATCACAGTGCTCCGCGACCCTGCCCGCCTCTTCGAGTCCTCTTTCCACTACTTTGGGTCCGTGGTGCCCCTCACGTGGAAGCTCTCGGGCCGCGACAAGCTGGCGGAGTTCCTGCAGGACCCCGATCGCTATTACGACCCTAGCGGCTACAACGCGCACTACCTCCGGAACCTGCTCTTCTTTGACCTGGGCTACGACAGCGGACTGGACCCCGGGAGCCCGCGGGTGCAGGAGCACATCTTGGAGGTGGAGCGCCGCTTCCACCTGGTGCTCCTGCAGGAGTACTTCGACGAGTCGCTGGTGCTGCTGAAGGACCTGCTGTGCTGGGAGCTGGAGGACGTGCTCTACTTCAAGCTTAACGCCCGGCGGGACTCGCCGGTGCCGCGCCTCTCGGGGGAGCTGTACCGGCGCGCCACCGCCTGGAACATGCTGGACGCGCGCCTCTACCGCCACTTCAACGCCAGCTTCTGGCGCAAGGTGGAGGCCTTCGGGCGGGAGCGCATGGCCCGCGAGGTGGCCGCCCTGCGCCAGGCCAACGAGCGAATGCGGCGCATCTGCATCGACGGGGGCCGGGCCGTGGATGCCGCCGCCATCCAGGACTCGGCCATGCAGCCCTGGCAGCCGCTGGGCACCAAGTCCATCCTGGGCTACAACCTCAAGAAGAGCATTGGGCAGCGGCACGCGCAGCTGTGCCGGCGTATGCTTACGCCCGAGATTCAATACCTGATGGATCTCGGTGTCAACCTGTGGATCACCAAGCTTTGGAAGCTCATCCGGGATTTTCTGCGGTGGTGA
- the GAL3ST1 gene encoding galactosylceramide sulfotransferase isoform X3: MILTSASPLAGTTGAHHNVPEMPLPQKKRWESMAKGLVLGALFTSFLLLLYSYAVPPLHAGLASTRTPEATEPCSPAPSEPEALTPSNGSAAGCQPQRDIVFMKTHKTGSSTLLNILFRFGQKHGLKFAFPNGRNDFDYPAYFARSLVQDYRPGACFNIICNHMRFHYDEVRGLMPPNATFITVLRDPARLFESSFHYFGSVVPLTWKLSGRDKLAEFLQDPDRYYDPSGYNAHYLRNLLFFDLGYDSGLDPGSPRVQEHILEVERRFHLVLLQEYFDESLVLLKDLLCWELEDVLYFKLNARRDSPVPRLSGELYRRATAWNMLDARLYRHFNASFWRKVEAFGRERMAREVAALRQANERMRRICIDGGRAVDAAAIQDSAMQPWQPLGTKSILGYNLKKSIGQRHAQLCRRMLTPEIQYLMDLGVNLWITKLWKLIRDFLRW; this comes from the exons atgattcttacttcagcctccccattagctgggactacaggagcccaccacaac GTGCCTGAGATGCCGCTGCCGCAGAAGAAGCGCTGGGAGTCCATGGCCAAGGGGCTGGTGCTGGGTGCTCTCTTCACCAGCTTCCTGCTGTTGCTCTACTCCTATGCTGTGCCCCCGCTACACGCTGGCCTGGCCTCCAC CAGAACCCCAGAGGCCACTGAGCCCTGCTCTCCTGCCCCCAGTGAGCCAGAGGCATTGACTCCGTCCAATGGCTCCGCCGCAGGGTGCCAGCCGCAGCGCGACATCGTGTTCATGAAGACGCACAAGACCGGCAGCAGCACTCTGCTCAACATCCTCTTCCGCTTCGGCCAGAAGCACGGGCTCAAGTTCGCCTTCCCCAATGGGCGCAACGACTTCGACTACCCGGCCTACTTCGCCCGCAGCCTGGTGCAGGACTACCGGCCCGGGGCCTGCTTCAACATCATCTGCAACCACATGCGCTTCCACTATGACGAGGTGCGCGGCCTGATGCCTCCCAACGCCACCTTCATCACAGTGCTCCGCGACCCTGCCCGCCTCTTCGAGTCCTCTTTCCACTACTTTGGGTCCGTGGTGCCCCTCACGTGGAAGCTCTCGGGCCGCGACAAGCTGGCGGAGTTCCTGCAGGACCCCGATCGCTATTACGACCCTAGCGGCTACAACGCGCACTACCTCCGGAACCTGCTCTTCTTTGACCTGGGCTACGACAGCGGACTGGACCCCGGGAGCCCGCGGGTGCAGGAGCACATCTTGGAGGTGGAGCGCCGCTTCCACCTGGTGCTCCTGCAGGAGTACTTCGACGAGTCGCTGGTGCTGCTGAAGGACCTGCTGTGCTGGGAGCTGGAGGACGTGCTCTACTTCAAGCTTAACGCCCGGCGGGACTCGCCGGTGCCGCGCCTCTCGGGGGAGCTGTACCGGCGCGCCACCGCCTGGAACATGCTGGACGCGCGCCTCTACCGCCACTTCAACGCCAGCTTCTGGCGCAAGGTGGAGGCCTTCGGGCGGGAGCGCATGGCCCGCGAGGTGGCCGCCCTGCGCCAGGCCAACGAGCGAATGCGGCGCATCTGCATCGACGGGGGCCGGGCCGTGGATGCCGCCGCCATCCAGGACTCGGCCATGCAGCCCTGGCAGCCGCTGGGCACCAAGTCCATCCTGGGCTACAACCTCAAGAAGAGCATTGGGCAGCGGCACGCGCAGCTGTGCCGGCGTATGCTTACGCCCGAGATTCAATACCTGATGGATCTCGGTGTCAACCTGTGGATCACCAAGCTTTGGAAGCTCATCCGGGATTTTCTGCGGTGGTGA
- the GAL3ST1 gene encoding galactosylceramide sulfotransferase isoform X6, whose protein sequence is MPLPQKKRWESMAKGLVLGALFTSFLLLLYSYAVPPLHAGLASTRTPEATEPCSPAPSEPEALTPSNGSAAGCQPQRDIVFMKTHKTGSSTLLNILFRFGQKHGLKFAFPNGRNDFDYPAYFARSLVQDYRPGACFNIICNHMRFHYDEVRGLMPPNATFITVLRDPARLFESSFHYFGSVVPLTWKLSGRDKLAEFLQDPDRYYDPSGYNAHYLRNLLFFDLGYDSGLDPGSPRVQEHILEVERRFHLVLLQEYFDESLVLLKDLLCWELEDVLYFKLNARRDSPVPRLSGELYRRATAWNMLDARLYRHFNASFWRKVEAFGRERMAREVAALRQANERMRRICIDGGRAVDAAAIQDSAMQPWQPLGTKSILGYNLKKSIGQRHAQLCRRMLTPEIQYLMDLGVNLWITKLWKLIRDFLRW, encoded by the exons ATGCCGCTGCCGCAGAAGAAGCGCTGGGAGTCCATGGCCAAGGGGCTGGTGCTGGGTGCTCTCTTCACCAGCTTCCTGCTGTTGCTCTACTCCTATGCTGTGCCCCCGCTACACGCTGGCCTGGCCTCCAC CAGAACCCCAGAGGCCACTGAGCCCTGCTCTCCTGCCCCCAGTGAGCCAGAGGCATTGACTCCGTCCAATGGCTCCGCCGCAGGGTGCCAGCCGCAGCGCGACATCGTGTTCATGAAGACGCACAAGACCGGCAGCAGCACTCTGCTCAACATCCTCTTCCGCTTCGGCCAGAAGCACGGGCTCAAGTTCGCCTTCCCCAATGGGCGCAACGACTTCGACTACCCGGCCTACTTCGCCCGCAGCCTGGTGCAGGACTACCGGCCCGGGGCCTGCTTCAACATCATCTGCAACCACATGCGCTTCCACTATGACGAGGTGCGCGGCCTGATGCCTCCCAACGCCACCTTCATCACAGTGCTCCGCGACCCTGCCCGCCTCTTCGAGTCCTCTTTCCACTACTTTGGGTCCGTGGTGCCCCTCACGTGGAAGCTCTCGGGCCGCGACAAGCTGGCGGAGTTCCTGCAGGACCCCGATCGCTATTACGACCCTAGCGGCTACAACGCGCACTACCTCCGGAACCTGCTCTTCTTTGACCTGGGCTACGACAGCGGACTGGACCCCGGGAGCCCGCGGGTGCAGGAGCACATCTTGGAGGTGGAGCGCCGCTTCCACCTGGTGCTCCTGCAGGAGTACTTCGACGAGTCGCTGGTGCTGCTGAAGGACCTGCTGTGCTGGGAGCTGGAGGACGTGCTCTACTTCAAGCTTAACGCCCGGCGGGACTCGCCGGTGCCGCGCCTCTCGGGGGAGCTGTACCGGCGCGCCACCGCCTGGAACATGCTGGACGCGCGCCTCTACCGCCACTTCAACGCCAGCTTCTGGCGCAAGGTGGAGGCCTTCGGGCGGGAGCGCATGGCCCGCGAGGTGGCCGCCCTGCGCCAGGCCAACGAGCGAATGCGGCGCATCTGCATCGACGGGGGCCGGGCCGTGGATGCCGCCGCCATCCAGGACTCGGCCATGCAGCCCTGGCAGCCGCTGGGCACCAAGTCCATCCTGGGCTACAACCTCAAGAAGAGCATTGGGCAGCGGCACGCGCAGCTGTGCCGGCGTATGCTTACGCCCGAGATTCAATACCTGATGGATCTCGGTGTCAACCTGTGGATCACCAAGCTTTGGAAGCTCATCCGGGATTTTCTGCGGTGGTGA
- the GAL3ST1 gene encoding galactosylceramide sulfotransferase isoform X7 yields the protein MPLPQKKRWESMAKGLVLGALFTSFLLLLYSYAVPPLHAGLASTTPEATEPCSPAPSEPEALTPSNGSAAGCQPQRDIVFMKTHKTGSSTLLNILFRFGQKHGLKFAFPNGRNDFDYPAYFARSLVQDYRPGACFNIICNHMRFHYDEVRGLMPPNATFITVLRDPARLFESSFHYFGSVVPLTWKLSGRDKLAEFLQDPDRYYDPSGYNAHYLRNLLFFDLGYDSGLDPGSPRVQEHILEVERRFHLVLLQEYFDESLVLLKDLLCWELEDVLYFKLNARRDSPVPRLSGELYRRATAWNMLDARLYRHFNASFWRKVEAFGRERMAREVAALRQANERMRRICIDGGRAVDAAAIQDSAMQPWQPLGTKSILGYNLKKSIGQRHAQLCRRMLTPEIQYLMDLGVNLWITKLWKLIRDFLRW from the exons ATGCCGCTGCCGCAGAAGAAGCGCTGGGAGTCCATGGCCAAGGGGCTGGTGCTGGGTGCTCTCTTCACCAGCTTCCTGCTGTTGCTCTACTCCTATGCTGTGCCCCCGCTACACGCTGGCCTGGCCTCCAC AACCCCAGAGGCCACTGAGCCCTGCTCTCCTGCCCCCAGTGAGCCAGAGGCATTGACTCCGTCCAATGGCTCCGCCGCAGGGTGCCAGCCGCAGCGCGACATCGTGTTCATGAAGACGCACAAGACCGGCAGCAGCACTCTGCTCAACATCCTCTTCCGCTTCGGCCAGAAGCACGGGCTCAAGTTCGCCTTCCCCAATGGGCGCAACGACTTCGACTACCCGGCCTACTTCGCCCGCAGCCTGGTGCAGGACTACCGGCCCGGGGCCTGCTTCAACATCATCTGCAACCACATGCGCTTCCACTATGACGAGGTGCGCGGCCTGATGCCTCCCAACGCCACCTTCATCACAGTGCTCCGCGACCCTGCCCGCCTCTTCGAGTCCTCTTTCCACTACTTTGGGTCCGTGGTGCCCCTCACGTGGAAGCTCTCGGGCCGCGACAAGCTGGCGGAGTTCCTGCAGGACCCCGATCGCTATTACGACCCTAGCGGCTACAACGCGCACTACCTCCGGAACCTGCTCTTCTTTGACCTGGGCTACGACAGCGGACTGGACCCCGGGAGCCCGCGGGTGCAGGAGCACATCTTGGAGGTGGAGCGCCGCTTCCACCTGGTGCTCCTGCAGGAGTACTTCGACGAGTCGCTGGTGCTGCTGAAGGACCTGCTGTGCTGGGAGCTGGAGGACGTGCTCTACTTCAAGCTTAACGCCCGGCGGGACTCGCCGGTGCCGCGCCTCTCGGGGGAGCTGTACCGGCGCGCCACCGCCTGGAACATGCTGGACGCGCGCCTCTACCGCCACTTCAACGCCAGCTTCTGGCGCAAGGTGGAGGCCTTCGGGCGGGAGCGCATGGCCCGCGAGGTGGCCGCCCTGCGCCAGGCCAACGAGCGAATGCGGCGCATCTGCATCGACGGGGGCCGGGCCGTGGATGCCGCCGCCATCCAGGACTCGGCCATGCAGCCCTGGCAGCCGCTGGGCACCAAGTCCATCCTGGGCTACAACCTCAAGAAGAGCATTGGGCAGCGGCACGCGCAGCTGTGCCGGCGTATGCTTACGCCCGAGATTCAATACCTGATGGATCTCGGTGTCAACCTGTGGATCACCAAGCTTTGGAAGCTCATCCGGGATTTTCTGCGGTGGTGA